One region of Syntrophobacter fumaroxidans MPOB genomic DNA includes:
- a CDS encoding GNAT family N-acetyltransferase, with protein sequence MRVNSVRYSPDGKIFRLSNGEILKTHRYSCLGPSDDVIADQSQNAHVTCQNGKAQILPAYCRSDILRVGPRTLRLQIKEIQTEEELAGYHQLEDYHYRGKVLHGRRAPLIVRSEDPLLPRVLGYVELSTAFLMNRARAMLLDSVFHHASGDISWTTWKKATVRKYTNLIVRIARTVVSPEFRGLGIARILVKHAARFARDHWHVGKLKPLFIEITADMLRYVPFVESSGMHYIGDTEGNLARVNEDMAYILKNLERVKAGEILKEESGGIVDLQVSYATRLEQIEEELAVPRERLLDLLLRSPQRLSDENWALLHKIFRLPKPTFIMGLTRASENFVRRRIGERGLPDYYPAQQPLVNVPRLQSPIDVQECTLTLSAPLIRTRSTRKIQQAFGVSREMLTTTLFANINFTIQPGDIVLICGPSGAGKTTLLNLLEGSLNDPQYRPEGMTGNIKVPDSLTVTSLGPLPSSRPLVNAFGRISLDRALFALNVSGLAEAHLYVKRFRELSNGQRYRAMVAKLIASESDIWVADEFCATLDSITANIVSRNLRRCAKQLGITVILAAANWAEFIHELQPNTVVHLRAPWDYRVFSWDTFHAAIHESQILGRSTSRQELEKSGLGELSQDGSHNENR encoded by the coding sequence ATGCGTGTAAACTCTGTCCGTTATAGCCCGGACGGGAAAATCTTCAGACTATCAAATGGTGAAATCCTCAAAACACACCGATATTCCTGCCTCGGTCCGAGCGATGACGTAATTGCAGACCAGTCACAAAATGCTCATGTAACATGCCAAAATGGCAAGGCACAAATTCTTCCAGCGTATTGCCGTAGTGATATTCTGAGAGTGGGTCCCCGGACGCTTCGTTTACAGATCAAGGAAATCCAAACAGAGGAGGAACTTGCAGGATACCATCAGTTAGAGGACTACCATTATCGAGGTAAAGTGCTCCATGGACGTAGAGCACCATTGATTGTACGGTCTGAAGACCCCTTGCTTCCCCGCGTATTGGGCTATGTCGAGCTGTCAACAGCCTTTTTAATGAATCGCGCGCGCGCGATGCTCCTCGACAGCGTATTTCATCATGCTTCAGGGGATATTTCCTGGACCACCTGGAAGAAGGCCACAGTTCGCAAATACACGAACCTCATTGTTCGGATAGCTCGAACAGTCGTTTCTCCTGAATTTCGTGGATTAGGTATCGCGCGAATTCTGGTCAAACACGCTGCACGATTTGCACGAGACCATTGGCATGTCGGAAAACTCAAGCCGTTGTTTATCGAAATAACAGCCGACATGCTCCGTTACGTCCCTTTTGTCGAATCATCAGGAATGCATTACATCGGCGATACAGAAGGGAATTTGGCGCGCGTCAATGAGGACATGGCCTATATCTTAAAGAATTTAGAACGGGTCAAGGCTGGGGAAATATTGAAGGAGGAGAGTGGCGGAATTGTTGACCTGCAGGTTTCTTACGCTACTCGCCTTGAACAAATTGAAGAAGAGCTGGCTGTTCCCCGTGAGCGTCTGTTAGACTTATTGCTCCGTTCACCTCAGCGGTTGTCCGACGAAAACTGGGCTTTACTACATAAAATTTTTCGACTCCCGAAACCGACATTTATAATGGGTCTGACGCGGGCTAGTGAAAACTTCGTCCGGAGGCGCATCGGTGAACGTGGTTTGCCGGATTATTACCCTGCCCAACAACCTCTTGTAAATGTTCCGCGCCTACAATCCCCTATTGACGTGCAAGAGTGTACGCTTACGCTATCGGCCCCCTTAATCCGCACCCGCTCGACAAGGAAAATTCAGCAGGCTTTTGGCGTAAGCCGCGAGATGTTAACCACCACATTGTTTGCCAATATAAACTTCACAATCCAGCCTGGAGACATTGTTCTGATTTGCGGACCCTCCGGTGCTGGCAAGACAACCCTATTAAATCTACTCGAAGGGAGTTTGAACGATCCTCAATATCGGCCTGAAGGCATGACTGGTAACATCAAAGTCCCCGATTCCCTCACGGTTACTTCACTCGGGCCTCTGCCAAGTTCTCGGCCTCTCGTAAATGCATTTGGCCGAATTTCTTTAGATCGGGCTCTTTTCGCTCTGAATGTGTCCGGCTTAGCGGAAGCACATCTCTATGTTAAACGCTTTCGCGAGTTGAGCAACGGACAACGCTATCGTGCTATGGTCGCCAAACTTATTGCGTCTGAATCAGATATTTGGGTTGCGGACGAATTTTGCGCAACCCTGGATTCGATAACGGCCAACATCGTTTCTCGCAATCTACGCCGATGCGCTAAACAGCTCGGGATTACCGTTATTCTTGCTGCTGCCAACTGGGCTGAGTTTATTCACGAGCTGCAACCTAATACTGTGGTACATTTGCGTGCACCTTGGGATTACCGGGTATTCTCATGGGATACCTTCCATGCCGCAATTCACGAGTCGCAAATTCTTGGACGCAGCACGAGCAGGCAAGAACTCGAGAAGTCCGGCCTTGGGGAGTTGAGTCAGGATGGTAGCCATAATGAAAATCGGTGA
- a CDS encoding IS630 family transposase: protein MRTGRPKAELELSLAERTELERLAHRPKTSQSLALRARIVLACAEGIANDAAARQLGITSATVGKWRMRFVEQRVDGLLDEPRPGMPRKITDEDVERVVTLTLESTPRNATHWSTRSMAKATGMSQSAISRIWRAFALQPHRTETFKLSSDAFFIEKVRDIVGLYLNLPEKAVVLCVDEKSQIQALDRMQPLLPLRPGQVERRTHDYRRYGTTSLFAALNTATGEVLGKCHRRHRSVEFRKFLDLVEDNVPDGLDVHVVLDNYGTHKTAMIQRWLVKRPHFHMHFTPTSASWLNLVERWFAELTEKQIRRGSHRSVNQLQNAIRRYIAICNEDPKPFVWTKTADEILKNLKRFCKRINDSGH from the coding sequence ATGCGAACGGGGCGACCAAAGGCGGAACTCGAATTGAGCTTGGCTGAAAGAACGGAACTGGAACGGCTGGCACACCGGCCCAAAACGTCGCAGTCACTTGCATTGCGAGCTCGAATCGTCCTTGCCTGCGCCGAGGGTATTGCCAACGATGCGGCCGCCAGGCAACTTGGAATAACGAGCGCCACTGTTGGCAAATGGCGCATGCGGTTCGTCGAGCAGCGGGTCGATGGCTTGTTGGACGAGCCAAGACCCGGCATGCCGCGAAAGATTACCGATGAAGATGTGGAGCGTGTTGTGACGCTCACCTTAGAGTCGACTCCCCGAAATGCCACTCACTGGAGCACCCGTTCGATGGCCAAAGCCACAGGCATGAGCCAATCGGCGATAAGCCGGATTTGGCGCGCATTTGCGTTGCAGCCCCATCGAACTGAAACCTTCAAACTCTCCTCGGACGCTTTTTTCATTGAAAAAGTCCGGGACATTGTCGGACTGTACCTGAACCTGCCGGAGAAGGCCGTGGTACTGTGCGTGGATGAGAAGAGTCAAATACAGGCGCTTGACCGGATGCAACCGCTCCTGCCTCTACGGCCGGGACAGGTCGAGCGTCGGACTCACGATTACCGGCGCTACGGGACTACCTCGCTTTTTGCAGCTCTGAATACGGCAACCGGCGAAGTGCTCGGCAAATGCCACAGACGGCATCGCAGCGTTGAGTTTCGCAAATTCCTCGACCTCGTGGAGGATAACGTCCCCGATGGTCTGGATGTCCATGTCGTTCTTGATAACTACGGAACTCATAAGACTGCCATGATCCAGCGCTGGCTGGTCAAGAGGCCTCACTTCCACATGCATTTTACTCCGACCAGTGCCTCATGGCTGAATCTGGTCGAGAGGTGGTTTGCCGAACTAACGGAGAAACAGATTCGCCGCGGCAGCCACCGCAGCGTAAATCAACTTCAGAACGCCATCCGTAGATACATTGCCATTTGCAATGAGGATCCCAAGCCATTTGTCTGGACCAAAACCGCTGACGAAATCCTCAAAAACCTGAAGCGATTTTGTAAACGGATTAATGACTCAGGACACTAG
- a CDS encoding DUF7764 domain-containing protein produces the protein MSLEWIKNVIAALPGTEDVLFQKLWNERRLLFDGQKAGDAVDDWNARLIASTLRSHERLLITVPDFRPHRPAFSFATALIRHFLDSRLPVGSNPIPQSGPVLYFGSTVGIRDQLRRTGVQNLELSLAEVFSQQHISRWASGSGCPTSDASSAVGLPRVVTVYAPADPEAIVRTYCPCWIAVDCGDAPSLNWLWPLLDEAVRRGIAVIAWGQNPLSECVKDFEGHGQTFVWPPSIQRPNIDPCQLQLNPVNLLNTDKNTALIPIMLAGRVVSSFSDTIRDAGQMLGRASQKLEGQFQRDAIAVHWRYLRALESLAAPLDFYEAEAPRLWGLKSFNQLGSACANFRNSCEQVARKLYGELERIGNLLNVAKDNLENHGCPLWEALSNLCISEPPNGEARIILFASNARKRLFIFALLARHNITEDDLLDFHTHVVSLNDLRRWIYCQHMPVETANTIDLLMPPRSFLWHPVVVGLPSPAIAARLLPVFVQPNVDLVVYPHQCPSFIRRAAEWSDRLSTNRRTMGTIARLGKIREPEIKTFPSRLTVTEAIEMNAETAATLKITPSGQLWKPDDAVVEVARIFQNEGDESAEEDYLWADQDENSTADTVSDPGNLWCQEAIEVQFEQGWFAHFAPDDIINLVRNGALEQRYVRSLRTGDFVLLIHGQQRQSLYELIISRVHKHPSIELHLAMIRRWQEDLRVRFEQWQANKGDSAELRAFGVRDLNGLLRRMQARGSQLVSTLTLNFWLRGMVLCPLDPEDLQRVAHVLNMSFVLQFHKFILQAASRLRGLHRGLSMKLNRWLAEHATGSVSKNDDEVIDPDLGLTFGDVRSSLLVLHVIRIQNVAGPFLRGSLGLAQKDA, from the coding sequence ATGTCTCTCGAATGGATCAAGAATGTAATAGCTGCCCTTCCTGGGACAGAGGATGTGCTTTTCCAAAAATTGTGGAATGAGCGCCGACTTCTGTTTGATGGACAGAAAGCCGGGGATGCCGTTGATGACTGGAATGCACGTCTTATCGCATCTACACTCAGGAGCCACGAACGACTATTAATCACAGTCCCCGATTTTCGGCCCCATCGCCCTGCCTTTTCATTCGCGACAGCACTGATTCGTCATTTTTTGGATTCTCGGCTACCAGTTGGCAGTAACCCCATACCCCAAAGTGGTCCCGTCCTCTATTTTGGGTCTACAGTTGGAATCCGGGACCAGCTGCGCCGCACAGGCGTGCAAAACCTGGAGCTGAGTCTTGCGGAGGTGTTTTCTCAACAACATATTAGCCGCTGGGCATCAGGTTCAGGATGCCCAACATCTGATGCATCATCAGCAGTGGGCTTGCCTCGTGTGGTCACGGTTTATGCTCCAGCCGATCCCGAAGCAATCGTCCGAACGTACTGCCCATGTTGGATTGCTGTTGACTGTGGCGATGCGCCATCATTGAATTGGCTGTGGCCTTTGCTTGACGAAGCGGTTCGACGTGGAATTGCAGTGATCGCTTGGGGTCAAAATCCACTTTCCGAGTGCGTCAAAGACTTTGAAGGTCACGGGCAGACGTTTGTCTGGCCGCCGAGCATTCAACGCCCGAATATTGACCCATGCCAACTTCAATTGAACCCCGTCAACCTCTTAAATACTGATAAGAACACAGCACTTATTCCCATTATGCTCGCGGGGAGGGTGGTCAGCTCATTTAGCGACACTATTCGCGATGCAGGCCAAATGCTCGGTCGTGCTTCACAAAAGCTAGAAGGGCAATTCCAAAGAGATGCTATTGCAGTCCACTGGAGGTATCTGCGAGCTTTGGAATCTTTGGCCGCGCCATTAGACTTCTATGAAGCAGAAGCACCCAGATTATGGGGATTGAAGTCTTTTAACCAGCTAGGATCTGCCTGTGCTAATTTCCGAAATTCTTGTGAACAAGTTGCACGGAAACTGTATGGTGAACTTGAAAGAATAGGAAACCTCTTGAATGTGGCGAAAGATAACCTGGAGAACCACGGCTGTCCTCTATGGGAGGCGCTTAGCAATCTCTGCATCTCGGAACCACCCAATGGTGAGGCTCGGATTATCCTGTTCGCCAGTAATGCAAGGAAGAGACTATTCATTTTTGCTCTGCTCGCCCGCCATAATATCACCGAAGATGACTTGCTCGATTTCCACACTCATGTTGTGAGTCTAAACGACCTTCGGCGCTGGATTTATTGTCAGCACATGCCAGTAGAGACAGCAAATACAATTGACCTATTGATGCCTCCGAGAAGCTTTCTTTGGCATCCGGTTGTGGTTGGTCTCCCAAGCCCGGCCATAGCCGCACGGCTCTTGCCGGTATTCGTTCAGCCAAATGTTGATTTAGTGGTATACCCGCACCAATGCCCGTCGTTCATTCGCAGAGCGGCTGAGTGGTCGGATCGTTTAAGCACCAACAGGCGGACTATGGGAACAATTGCTCGGCTTGGAAAAATAAGAGAGCCGGAAATAAAGACCTTCCCATCGCGGTTAACTGTGACTGAAGCTATTGAAATGAACGCCGAAACCGCTGCGACGCTGAAGATAACTCCTTCTGGCCAGCTTTGGAAACCAGACGACGCTGTGGTTGAAGTTGCCAGAATTTTTCAGAATGAAGGGGATGAGTCGGCAGAAGAGGATTATCTCTGGGCTGATCAAGATGAAAATAGCACCGCAGATACTGTCTCAGACCCTGGCAATCTTTGGTGTCAAGAAGCGATAGAGGTGCAGTTTGAACAGGGCTGGTTTGCCCATTTCGCGCCGGATGACATCATAAACCTCGTTAGAAATGGCGCACTCGAACAACGGTATGTCCGTTCACTGAGAACAGGTGACTTCGTCTTGCTTATCCATGGGCAACAACGGCAGAGTCTTTATGAATTGATTATTTCTCGTGTCCACAAACATCCTTCTATAGAACTTCATCTCGCGATGATTCGTCGTTGGCAAGAGGATTTGCGTGTGCGGTTTGAGCAATGGCAGGCAAATAAAGGCGACTCGGCAGAATTGCGAGCTTTCGGGGTGCGAGATTTGAACGGGTTATTGCGACGAATGCAGGCAAGAGGAAGCCAACTTGTGTCCACTCTGACCTTGAATTTTTGGCTCAGGGGGATGGTATTATGTCCTCTTGATCCTGAAGATTTGCAGAGAGTGGCGCATGTGCTCAATATGAGCTTTGTACTACAATTCCATAAGTTCATCTTACAAGCTGCAAGCAGATTACGGGGGCTTCATCGAGGCTTATCGATGAAACTGAATCGCTGGTTGGCTGAGCACGCAACAGGGTCAGTATCCAAGAACGACGACGAAGTGATTGACCCTGACCTAGGTTTAACCTTTGGAGATGTGCGAAGTTCCTTATTGGTGTTGCACGTGATCCGGATACAGAACGTCGCCGGTCCTTTCTTGCGTGGTAGTCTGGGGCTGGCTCAAAAGGATGCATGA
- a CDS encoding N-acetylmuramoyl-L-alanine amidase, producing the protein METIWRISRMYNVSQESIYAANGLRPGEPIAKGQKLTIPNARVMKHVIALYPNSQWKYIIIHHTATDIGNASLIDRTHEDRGFWYGLGYHFLIDNGTLGKGDGQIEASPRWVKQQCGAHCKAGGMNDKGIGIALVGNFNEEQPSSSQLRSLDYLLKTLMDYYRIPAGRVVGHRDVDGAATDCPGRRFPWQTVRRSLSASVLSH; encoded by the coding sequence ATGGAGACAATCTGGCGCATTTCCAGGATGTACAACGTTTCCCAGGAATCCATTTACGCCGCCAACGGCTTGAGACCCGGGGAGCCGATCGCGAAGGGACAGAAGCTCACAATCCCCAACGCGCGAGTCATGAAACACGTCATCGCCCTCTACCCGAATTCCCAGTGGAAATACATCATCATCCACCATACGGCCACCGATATCGGGAATGCATCGTTGATCGACCGGACCCACGAGGATCGTGGTTTCTGGTACGGCCTCGGGTACCATTTCCTTATCGACAACGGCACGTTGGGGAAGGGTGACGGCCAGATCGAAGCGTCGCCCCGCTGGGTCAAACAGCAATGCGGCGCTCACTGCAAAGCGGGCGGAATGAACGATAAGGGCATAGGAATCGCTCTCGTCGGGAACTTCAACGAGGAGCAACCCTCCTCCAGCCAGCTTCGTTCGCTCGACTATCTGCTCAAAACCCTGATGGACTATTATCGTATCCCTGCCGGCCGCGTCGTGGGCCACCGTGACGTGGACGGTGCCGCAACCGATTGCCCGGGCAGGCGGTTCCCCTGGCAGACCGTGCGCCGGTCTCTATCGGCGAGTGTCCTGAGTCATTAA